The following are from one region of the Sphingomonas sp. J315 genome:
- the lepA gene encoding translation elongation factor 4 produces the protein MATDISRIRNFSIIAHIDHGKSTLADRLIQRTGGLTAREMSEQVLDNMDIEKERGITIKAQTVRLDWKGPDGKDYVLNLMDTPGHVDFAYEVSRSLAACEGALLVVDAAQGVEAQTLANVYQSIEHDHEIVPVINKIDLPSAEPEKVRHEIEEVIGIDASQAVLASAKSGIGIEEILNAVVERIPAPKGDPDAPLKAMLVDSWYDPYLGVVILIRVIDGTIKKGQQIKFMAAGTTHLVDRVGAFRPKIEQLPDLGPGEIGFITAQIKEVAQARVGDTLTDAKRPAAEALPGFKEVQSVVFCGLFPVDANDFEKLRESISKLRLNDASFSFEMETSAALGFGFRCGFLGLLHLEIIQERLMREYDLDLITTAPSVVYQIELTHGGGHIELHNPADMPDPNKIESIAEPWIQAVIYVPDEYLGSILKLCQDRRGIQKNLTYVGGRAQVTYELPLNEVVFDFYDRLKSLSKGYASFDYEQIGYREGDLVKMGILVNEEPVDALSMIVHRSTAEARGRGMCERLKELIPRHLFKIPIQAAIGGKVIARETISAMRKDVTAKCYGGDATRKRKLLDKQKKGKAKMREYGSVSIPQEAFIAALRMGEE, from the coding sequence ATGGCAACCGACATTTCCCGCATCCGTAACTTCTCGATCATCGCGCATATCGACCATGGCAAGTCGACTTTGGCCGATCGCCTCATCCAGCGCACCGGTGGCCTCACCGCGCGCGAGATGTCCGAGCAGGTGCTCGACAATATGGATATCGAGAAGGAACGCGGCATCACCATCAAGGCGCAGACCGTGCGCCTCGACTGGAAGGGGCCGGATGGCAAGGATTACGTCCTCAACCTGATGGACACGCCGGGGCATGTCGACTTCGCCTATGAGGTGAGCCGCTCGCTCGCCGCGTGCGAAGGCGCGCTGCTCGTCGTCGACGCGGCGCAGGGGGTCGAGGCGCAGACGCTCGCCAACGTCTATCAGTCGATCGAGCACGACCATGAAATCGTGCCGGTGATCAACAAGATCGACCTGCCCAGCGCGGAGCCCGAAAAGGTTCGGCACGAGATCGAGGAAGTGATCGGCATCGACGCATCGCAGGCGGTGCTGGCGTCGGCCAAATCGGGCATCGGCATCGAAGAGATATTGAACGCCGTGGTCGAACGCATCCCGGCGCCGAAGGGCGATCCCGATGCGCCGCTCAAGGCGATGCTGGTCGACAGCTGGTACGACCCGTATCTCGGCGTCGTCATCCTGATCCGCGTGATCGACGGCACGATCAAGAAGGGCCAGCAGATCAAGTTCATGGCCGCCGGGACGACCCATCTGGTCGACCGCGTCGGCGCGTTCCGGCCCAAGATCGAGCAGCTGCCCGACCTCGGCCCGGGCGAGATCGGCTTCATCACCGCGCAGATCAAGGAAGTGGCGCAGGCGCGCGTCGGCGACACGCTGACCGACGCCAAGCGTCCGGCCGCCGAGGCGCTTCCGGGCTTCAAGGAAGTCCAGTCGGTGGTGTTCTGCGGCCTGTTCCCGGTCGACGCCAACGACTTCGAGAAATTGCGCGAGAGCATTTCGAAGCTGCGGCTGAACGACGCGAGCTTCTCGTTCGAAATGGAGACGTCGGCGGCGCTTGGCTTCGGCTTCCGCTGCGGGTTCCTCGGCCTCTTGCACCTGGAGATCATCCAGGAACGGCTGATGCGCGAATATGACCTCGACCTCATCACCACCGCGCCGTCGGTGGTGTATCAGATCGAACTGACCCATGGCGGCGGCCATATCGAGCTGCACAACCCCGCCGACATGCCCGATCCCAACAAGATTGAGAGCATCGCCGAACCGTGGATTCAGGCGGTAATCTATGTCCCAGACGAATATCTCGGATCGATCCTGAAACTCTGTCAGGACCGCCGCGGCATCCAGAAGAACCTGACCTATGTCGGCGGGCGCGCGCAGGTGACCTACGAACTGCCGCTCAACGAAGTGGTGTTCGACTTTTACGATCGCCTGAAGTCGCTGTCGAAGGGCTATGCCAGCTTCGATTACGAGCAGATCGGCTATCGCGAGGGCGACCTCGTCAAGATGGGCATCCTGGTCAACGAGGAGCCGGTCGACGCGCTCAGCATGATCGTCCACCGCTCGACCGCCGAAGCGCGCGGCCGCGGCATGTGCGAGCGGCTCAAGGAACTGATCCCGCGCCACCTGTTCAAGATCCCGATCCAGGCGGCAATCGGCGGCAAGGTGATCGCGCGCGAAACGATCAGCGCGATGCGCAAGGACGTCACCGCCAAATGCTATGGCGGCGACGCCACCCGCAAGCGCAAGCTGCTGGACAAGCAGAAAAAGGGCAAGGCGAAGATGCGCGAGTACGGCTCGGTCAGCATCCCGCAGGAAGCCTTCATCGCCGCGCTGCGGATGGGCGAGGAGTAG
- a CDS encoding histidine phosphatase family protein — translation MRTLALALACTLAAPALAKDVPVYVVRHFDTPKGEKDPDLLPQGTVRAEALARWFRGKRLCAVLVTQYKRTRQTAAPTAAGRSIAIQSYDAADTAGAVARAKSSACPVLIVGHSNTVPDIVEKLGGTRPGDLVHEDFGDVWTVTDGKTAHAKVAP, via the coding sequence ATGCGCACCCTGGCCCTCGCCCTTGCCTGCACCCTCGCCGCCCCTGCGCTGGCGAAGGATGTCCCCGTTTACGTGGTCCGCCATTTCGACACGCCCAAGGGCGAGAAGGACCCCGACCTGCTGCCCCAGGGCACCGTGCGGGCAGAGGCGCTGGCACGCTGGTTCCGCGGCAAACGACTCTGCGCGGTGCTGGTGACGCAATATAAGCGCACCCGCCAGACCGCCGCGCCGACCGCCGCCGGGCGCAGCATCGCGATCCAGAGCTATGACGCCGCCGACACGGCCGGCGCGGTCGCGCGGGCCAAATCGTCGGCGTGCCCGGTGCTGATCGTCGGGCACAGCAATACCGTCCCGGACATCGTCGAAAAACTGGGCGGCACCCGCCCTGGCGATCTGGTCCATGAGGATTTCGGCGATGTGTGGACGGTCACGGACGGCAAGACCGCGCACGCGAAGGTCGCGCCCTGA
- a CDS encoding YncE family protein produces the protein MGGTSIDVIDLAAPGKIATIELSPNKRPHGLLWMPKSERLIATTEGSASVAIVEPDGTLTTIATGQQGSHMVALLGEDRAFVANIGSGTVSVLDLKANRKLADIVVGGKPEGIAVAAGKVFVGDLTAPRVSVFDAATHQKLGELTVGGAAIRVIASPDGRTVATSNISTGSVTLIDTASHAVSRSFPISGEAASGQVTLIWSADGKRLYAAETARNQVAEIDAASGKVLRRIAVGKNGDGLAVAKLP, from the coding sequence ATGGGGGGCACCTCGATCGATGTGATCGACCTCGCCGCGCCCGGCAAGATCGCGACGATCGAGCTGTCACCCAACAAACGCCCGCACGGATTGTTGTGGATGCCGAAGAGCGAGCGGCTGATCGCCACAACCGAGGGCAGCGCATCGGTCGCCATCGTCGAGCCCGACGGGACGCTGACCACGATTGCGACCGGGCAGCAGGGATCTCACATGGTCGCACTGCTGGGCGAGGATCGGGCATTCGTCGCCAATATCGGATCGGGCACGGTCAGCGTGCTGGACCTCAAGGCCAACCGCAAACTCGCCGACATCGTCGTCGGCGGCAAGCCGGAGGGCATTGCCGTCGCCGCCGGCAAGGTGTTTGTCGGCGACTTGACCGCGCCGCGCGTCAGCGTATTCGATGCCGCCACCCACCAGAAGCTCGGCGAACTCACCGTTGGAGGCGCAGCAATCCGCGTCATCGCCAGCCCCGATGGCAGGACCGTCGCGACCAGCAATATCAGTACCGGCAGCGTGACGCTGATCGACACGGCCAGCCATGCGGTATCGCGCAGCTTCCCGATCTCGGGCGAAGCGGCCTCGGGTCAGGTCACGCTGATCTGGTCCGCCGACGGCAAACGCCTCTACGCTGCCGAAACCGCCCGCAACCAGGTGGCCGAGATCGACGCCGCGTCGGGCAAGGTGCTGCGCCGGATCGCCGTCGGCAAGAATGGCGACGGCCTGGCGGTTGCCAAGCTGCCCTGA
- a CDS encoding penicillin-binding protein activator LpoB — MRVVRNLIAATALASMAAGPIAASAQTATSSSGKTYKDGTTKGASSGRRAQERGVRDIPRCTRNLGTVAIVEPDNQWWRELNLGSPEAVLKVFIQQSGCFTIVNRGRAMQSRAMERALQEQGEMQAGQNVGKGQVRTADYFLQPDIVSSNRDSGGGGVGAAVGGLLGRRGGILGGVGAIAGGISVKKKEASVTLSMVDARTTEEKALTEGYARKTDVGFGAGGGSGWWGGFAAAGGAGYQNTDIGQVIVLAYLDAYTKLVYELGGLPDDAAAAAPPARR, encoded by the coding sequence ATGCGTGTCGTTCGCAATCTGATCGCCGCCACGGCGCTCGCTTCGATGGCTGCGGGGCCCATCGCCGCTTCGGCGCAGACCGCCACCAGCTCGTCCGGCAAGACCTACAAGGACGGAACGACCAAGGGCGCGTCGTCGGGGCGCCGCGCGCAGGAACGCGGCGTGCGCGACATCCCGCGCTGTACCAGGAATCTCGGCACCGTCGCGATCGTCGAACCCGACAACCAATGGTGGCGCGAGCTGAACCTCGGCAGCCCGGAAGCGGTGCTGAAGGTATTCATTCAGCAATCGGGCTGCTTCACCATCGTCAATCGCGGGCGCGCGATGCAGAGCCGCGCGATGGAGCGCGCGCTGCAGGAACAGGGCGAGATGCAGGCGGGACAGAATGTCGGCAAGGGCCAGGTCCGCACCGCCGACTATTTCCTTCAGCCTGACATCGTCTCGTCGAACAGGGATTCGGGCGGCGGCGGCGTCGGCGCGGCGGTGGGCGGACTGCTCGGTCGGCGCGGCGGCATTTTGGGCGGGGTCGGCGCGATCGCGGGCGGCATCAGCGTCAAGAAGAAGGAGGCCAGCGTCACCCTTTCGATGGTCGATGCCCGCACCACCGAGGAAAAGGCGCTGACCGAGGGCTATGCGCGCAAGACCGATGTCGGCTTTGGCGCAGGTGGCGGATCGGGCTGGTGGGGTGGATTCGCCGCAGCGGGCGGTGCCGGCTACCAGAATACCGATATCGGCCAGGTGATCGTACTCGCCTATCTCGATGCCTATACCAAGCTCGTCTATGAACTGGGCGGCCTGCCCGACGATGCAGCGGCAGCGGCCCCGCCCGCTCGGCGCTGA
- a CDS encoding DUF6975 family protein, producing the protein MRGASGTLVTLVAADGSAAHPYLARLTRGIMPLRDLGDLAHQICLLHARHPDLFEQAAAQSRQPANAEWLAQAVSAFAAERAYLVRVVAAAGPMPSTPGQAASEAAVTAQRHALDMLAQSDRNGCADGTAIALALDWPAIRTVLDVLAERLGIEPPECQLPPAFETATVIDVLAGSLSVERAMAFGAQQMLAQHRGLIDLLEARASARGAH; encoded by the coding sequence ATTAGGGGTGCCTCCGGCACGCTCGTCACGCTCGTCGCCGCTGATGGGAGCGCGGCACATCCATATCTGGCGCGCCTCACCCGCGGCATTATGCCGCTGCGAGACCTGGGCGATCTTGCCCACCAGATTTGTCTGCTCCACGCGCGCCACCCCGACCTGTTCGAACAGGCAGCCGCCCAGTCGCGCCAGCCCGCCAATGCCGAATGGCTGGCGCAGGCGGTATCAGCCTTTGCCGCCGAGCGCGCCTATCTCGTCCGCGTCGTCGCCGCCGCCGGGCCGATGCCCAGCACGCCAGGTCAAGCCGCGTCCGAAGCCGCCGTCACCGCGCAGCGCCACGCGCTCGACATGCTCGCCCAGTCCGACCGCAACGGCTGTGCCGACGGCACGGCGATCGCGCTCGCGCTCGACTGGCCGGCAATCCGCACCGTGCTGGACGTGCTGGCCGAACGGCTGGGGATCGAACCGCCCGAATGCCAGCTGCCCCCGGCGTTCGAGACCGCGACCGTCATCGACGTTCTGGCAGGATCGCTGTCGGTCGAGCGCGCGATGGCGTTCGGCGCGCAACAGATGCTGGCGCAGCATCGCGGGCTGATCGACCTGCTCGAAGCGCGCGCTTCGGCGCGCGGAGCGCACTAA
- a CDS encoding MoxR family ATPase, whose amino-acid sequence MRFEGTQDYVATDDLKVAVNAAVTLRRPLLVKGEPGTGKTVLAYEIAKAVGAPLIEWNVKSTTKAHQGLYEYDAVARLRDGQLGDPRVHEISNYIRKGKLWDAFTSPQLPVLLIDEIDKADIEFPNDLLHELDRMEFHVYETGETVRAAERPIVVITSNNEKELPDAFLRRCFFHYIKFPDRGTMQAIIDVHFPGIQKILVSKAMDIFYDIREVPGLKKKPSTSELLDWLKLLLHEDMPLDVLQNRDPTKAIPPLHGALLKNEQDVMLFERLAFMARRQQGK is encoded by the coding sequence ATGCGCTTCGAAGGCACGCAGGATTATGTCGCGACCGACGATCTCAAGGTTGCAGTCAACGCCGCCGTCACGCTGCGCCGTCCGTTGCTGGTCAAGGGCGAGCCGGGTACCGGCAAGACCGTCCTCGCCTATGAGATCGCCAAGGCGGTCGGCGCGCCGCTGATCGAATGGAACGTCAAATCGACGACCAAGGCGCATCAGGGCCTGTATGAATATGACGCGGTCGCACGGTTGCGCGACGGCCAGCTCGGCGATCCGCGCGTCCACGAGATTTCGAATTACATCCGCAAGGGCAAGTTGTGGGATGCCTTCACCTCGCCCCAGCTCCCCGTCCTGCTGATCGACGAGATCGACAAGGCCGACATCGAATTCCCCAACGACCTGCTCCACGAGCTCGATCGCATGGAATTCCATGTCTATGAGACCGGCGAGACCGTCCGCGCCGCCGAGCGCCCGATCGTGGTCATCACGTCGAACAACGAGAAGGAACTGCCCGACGCCTTCCTGCGCCGCTGCTTCTTCCACTACATCAAATTCCCCGATCGCGGCACGATGCAGGCGATCATCGACGTCCATTTCCCCGGCATCCAGAAGATCCTGGTGAGCAAGGCGATGGATATCTTCTACGACATCCGCGAAGTGCCGGGCCTCAAGAAAAAGCCGAGCACCAGCGAACTTCTCGACTGGCTCAAGCTGCTGCTGCACGAGGATATGCCGCTCGACGTCCTGCAGAACCGCGATCCGACCAAGGCGATCCCCCCGCTCCATGGCGCGCTGCTCAAGAATGAGCAGGATGTGATGCTGTTCGAACGGCTCGCCTTCATGGCGCGGCGGCAGCAGGGCAAGTAA
- a CDS encoding aspartyl/asparaginyl beta-hydroxylase domain-containing protein, whose amino-acid sequence MTITTQQAAALHQQAAEALRRGDGRGALAALAPLSGRADEPHLLVVQAHVLLGDWASAEPAVDRVLAIDPRHVGAMIFKADCRRELGDSKAATAFYATAIQTAAQVPQVSPALNAMLHRAKAALDAISAEHAASIWSRLDEAGLTDAQRSPRVTEALEILTGKRQIYVQQPQSFYFPGLPQKQFYDRATFDWVPAMEARTDAIRDELTAILADEGAFSPYVESDPNRPAKRNAMVGDPRWGAYYLWQGGARVADHADRCPATMAALELAPIPEIAKRSPMALFSMLKPGMHIPAHTGFLNTRLICHLPLIVPPGCRFRVGNETRQWEEGQMLIFDDSIEHEAWNDGQDTRVVLLFEIWRPEIDEADRAALTLIFEHVAGYGE is encoded by the coding sequence ATGACGATCACGACGCAGCAGGCGGCAGCGCTCCACCAACAGGCCGCAGAGGCGCTGCGGCGCGGCGACGGACGCGGCGCGCTGGCGGCGTTGGCCCCGCTGTCCGGGCGCGCGGACGAGCCGCATCTGCTGGTGGTTCAGGCGCATGTCCTGCTCGGCGACTGGGCGTCGGCCGAGCCGGCGGTCGATCGTGTGCTGGCGATCGACCCGCGCCATGTCGGTGCGATGATCTTCAAGGCCGATTGCCGCCGCGAGCTCGGCGACAGCAAGGCGGCGACGGCCTTCTATGCGACCGCGATCCAGACGGCAGCACAGGTGCCGCAGGTTTCCCCGGCGCTCAACGCGATGCTGCACCGGGCCAAGGCGGCGCTCGACGCGATTTCGGCGGAGCATGCGGCGAGCATCTGGAGCCGCCTCGACGAGGCCGGGCTGACTGACGCGCAACGCAGCCCGCGCGTGACAGAGGCGCTGGAGATCCTGACCGGCAAGCGGCAAATCTATGTCCAGCAGCCGCAGAGCTTCTACTTCCCTGGCTTGCCCCAGAAGCAATTCTACGACCGCGCCACGTTCGACTGGGTACCCGCGATGGAAGCGCGCACCGATGCGATCCGCGACGAACTGACCGCAATCCTGGCGGACGAGGGGGCGTTTTCGCCCTATGTCGAGTCGGACCCCAACCGCCCGGCCAAGCGCAACGCGATGGTCGGCGATCCGCGCTGGGGCGCCTATTATCTGTGGCAGGGGGGCGCGCGCGTCGCCGACCATGCCGATCGTTGTCCCGCGACGATGGCCGCGCTGGAACTGGCTCCGATCCCGGAGATCGCGAAACGCTCACCGATGGCGCTGTTCTCGATGCTGAAGCCGGGCATGCACATTCCGGCGCACACCGGCTTCCTCAACACGCGCCTGATCTGTCATTTGCCACTGATCGTCCCCCCGGGCTGCCGCTTCCGCGTCGGCAACGAGACGCGGCAGTGGGAAGAGGGGCAGATGCTGATATTCGACGATTCGATCGAGCATGAGGCGTGGAATGACGGGCAGGATACCCGCGTGGTGCTGTTGTTCGAAATCTGGCGCCCGGAGATAGACGAAGCGGACCGCGCGGCGCTGACGCTGATCTTCGAACATGTCGCGGGATATGGGGAGTAG
- a CDS encoding NADPH:quinone oxidoreductase family protein → MRALLSKEVGGPETLTMGELPDPVAKPGEVVVAVKACAINYPDVIIIEDKYQFKPPRPFAPGGEIAGVVEAVGEGVEDLKPGDRVLGSTGWNGLAEKVAVERRRLYRLPEGKSFEQGASLLMTYGTSIHALLDRGHLKAGDTLLVLGAAGGIGLSVVELGKAFGARVVAAVSSAEKAAAAKAAGADETVIYGRAPFDKDASKALAEQFKAAVGPDGANVIYDPVGGDYAEPALRSIAWEGRYLVVGFPAGIPKLALNLTLLKSCDVCGVFWGAFAARDPKANAAHVDHLFRLWEEGKINPHVSEVFAFEDGGKAIAKLADRGAIGKLVVRVAA, encoded by the coding sequence ATGCGGGCCTTGTTGTCGAAGGAAGTGGGCGGACCTGAAACTCTAACCATGGGCGAGCTGCCGGACCCGGTGGCCAAGCCCGGTGAGGTGGTGGTCGCGGTCAAGGCGTGCGCGATCAACTATCCCGACGTCATCATCATCGAGGACAAGTACCAGTTCAAACCCCCGCGCCCCTTCGCGCCGGGCGGCGAGATTGCGGGCGTGGTCGAGGCGGTGGGCGAGGGGGTCGAAGACCTCAAGCCCGGCGACCGCGTACTGGGATCGACCGGCTGGAACGGCCTGGCGGAAAAGGTCGCGGTCGAGCGCCGCCGCCTCTACCGCCTGCCCGAGGGCAAGAGCTTCGAACAGGGCGCGTCGCTGCTGATGACCTATGGCACCAGCATCCACGCGCTGCTCGATCGCGGGCATTTAAAGGCCGGCGACACGCTGCTAGTGCTCGGCGCGGCGGGCGGGATCGGCCTGTCGGTGGTCGAGCTGGGCAAGGCGTTCGGCGCGCGCGTCGTCGCGGCGGTGTCGAGCGCGGAAAAGGCGGCGGCCGCCAAGGCGGCGGGCGCGGACGAAACCGTGATCTATGGTCGCGCACCGTTCGACAAGGATGCGTCCAAGGCGCTGGCGGAGCAGTTCAAGGCCGCGGTCGGCCCCGACGGCGCGAACGTGATCTACGACCCCGTCGGCGGCGACTATGCCGAACCTGCGCTGCGCTCAATCGCATGGGAAGGGCGCTACCTCGTCGTCGGTTTCCCCGCCGGCATCCCCAAGCTGGCGCTCAACCTGACCCTGCTCAAGAGCTGCGACGTGTGCGGCGTGTTCTGGGGGGCCTTTGCCGCGCGCGATCCCAAGGCCAACGCCGCGCATGTCGACCACCTCTTCCGCTTGTGGGAGGAAGGCAAGATCAACCCGCACGTCAGCGAGGTGTTCGCGTTCGAGGATGGCGGCAAGGCGATCGCCAAGCTCGCCGACCGTGGCGCGATCGGCAAGCTCGTGGTGCGCGTCGCCGCCTGA
- the leuD gene encoding 3-isopropylmalate dehydratase small subunit, with amino-acid sequence MDPVRKVEGRAYPWGAKNIDTDIIIPAHWLKTISREGLGKGAFESVRAQPGNIFDDPAYAGSPILIAGDNFGCGSSREHAAWALKDMGITAVIAPSYSDIFSGNAFKNGIVAVVLPQDAIDRLIEVAKTDPVTIDLETMTVTTPYQDRFAFEMDPFRRDCLMQGLDEVGLTLAKDTVISKFESMVAAERPWIGKESGDAGLVVEGSGRT; translated from the coding sequence ATGGACCCTGTCCGCAAGGTCGAAGGACGCGCCTACCCCTGGGGCGCCAAGAATATCGACACCGACATCATCATCCCCGCGCATTGGCTCAAGACGATCAGCCGCGAGGGGCTGGGCAAGGGCGCGTTCGAGAGCGTCCGCGCGCAGCCGGGCAACATCTTCGACGACCCCGCTTATGCCGGGTCGCCGATCCTGATCGCGGGCGACAATTTCGGATGTGGGTCGAGCCGCGAGCATGCCGCATGGGCATTGAAGGACATGGGCATCACCGCGGTGATCGCGCCGAGCTACTCCGACATCTTCTCCGGCAATGCGTTCAAGAACGGTATCGTCGCGGTGGTGCTGCCACAGGACGCGATCGACCGGCTGATCGAGGTGGCGAAGACCGATCCCGTCACCATCGATCTTGAAACGATGACCGTCACGACGCCCTATCAGGACCGCTTCGCGTTCGAGATGGACCCGTTCCGCCGCGATTGCCTGATGCAGGGGCTGGACGAGGTCGGGCTGACGCTGGCAAAGGATACCGTGATTTCGAAATTCGAATCGATGGTCGCCGCAGAGCGACCGTGGATCGGTAAGGAGAGCGGTGATGCGGGCCTTGTTGTCGAAGGAAGTGGGCGGACCTGA
- the leuC gene encoding 3-isopropylmalate dehydratase large subunit, which produces MASKPLTLYEKIWAAHVVERREDGTCLIYIDRHLVHEVTSPQAFEGLRANGRRVRRPDLTLAVPDHNLPTTARIDAAGNRLPIADHESAQQLAALERNVAEFGIDYFGATAPEQGIVHVVGPEQGFTLPGTTLVCGDSHTSAHGALGALAFGIGTSEVEHVLATQTLLLSQSKTMEIRVDGTLGYGVSAKDVILAIIGKTGAAGGTGYVVEYTGDVIRSLSIEGRLTVSNMSIEGGARSGLIAPDETTYAYLKGRPMAPKGEHWDKALAWWRSLPTDPGAIYDRVVTLQGSDIAPSLTWGTSPEDVVPITGVVPDPESFADPSKRVAAQKSLDYMGLTPGTRMQDIAVENIFIGSCTNSRIEDLRAAAAVVNGRKVADGVRQALIVPGSGLVKRQAEAEGLDRIFTAAGFEWREPGCSMCLAMNPDKVPPGERCASTSNRNFVGRQGPGARTHLVSPAMAAAAAVTGRLTDVRDLMGVSTGG; this is translated from the coding sequence ATGGCCAGCAAACCGCTTACGCTTTACGAGAAGATCTGGGCCGCGCACGTCGTCGAACGGCGTGAGGACGGCACCTGCCTCATCTATATCGACCGCCACCTCGTCCATGAGGTGACCAGCCCGCAGGCGTTCGAGGGGCTTCGCGCCAATGGCCGTCGCGTGCGCCGTCCCGACCTGACGCTCGCCGTGCCCGATCATAACCTCCCCACCACCGCGCGGATCGATGCGGCGGGCAACCGGCTGCCGATCGCCGACCATGAGAGCGCGCAGCAGCTCGCCGCGCTCGAGCGCAACGTCGCCGAATTCGGCATCGACTATTTCGGCGCGACTGCGCCGGAACAGGGGATCGTCCATGTCGTCGGGCCGGAACAGGGCTTTACCCTGCCGGGCACGACCCTGGTGTGCGGCGACAGTCATACCTCGGCGCATGGCGCGCTGGGCGCGCTCGCCTTCGGCATCGGGACGAGCGAGGTCGAGCATGTGCTCGCGACCCAGACCCTGCTGCTCAGCCAGTCCAAAACGATGGAAATCCGCGTCGATGGCACGCTCGGCTATGGTGTCAGTGCCAAGGACGTGATTCTGGCGATCATCGGCAAGACGGGAGCTGCGGGCGGCACCGGCTACGTCGTCGAATATACCGGCGATGTGATCCGCAGCCTGTCGATCGAGGGGCGGCTGACGGTCAGCAACATGTCGATCGAGGGCGGTGCGCGCTCCGGCCTGATCGCGCCGGACGAGACGACCTATGCCTATCTGAAGGGCCGCCCGATGGCGCCCAAGGGCGAGCATTGGGATAAAGCCTTGGCATGGTGGCGGTCGCTGCCGACCGATCCGGGCGCGATCTATGATCGCGTGGTGACGTTGCAAGGCAGCGATATTGCCCCTTCGCTGACCTGGGGAACGAGCCCCGAGGATGTCGTGCCGATCACCGGCGTCGTCCCCGATCCGGAGAGCTTCGCCGACCCGTCGAAACGCGTCGCGGCGCAGAAGTCGCTCGACTATATGGGCCTGACCCCCGGCACGCGGATGCAGGATATCGCGGTCGAGAATATCTTCATCGGCAGCTGCACCAACAGCCGGATCGAGGATCTGCGCGCCGCCGCCGCCGTGGTGAACGGACGCAAGGTCGCCGACGGCGTGCGCCAGGCGCTGATCGTCCCCGGCTCGGGCCTGGTCAAGCGCCAGGCCGAGGCCGAGGGGCTCGACCGCATCTTCACCGCCGCCGGTTTCGAGTGGCGTGAACCGGGCTGTTCGATGTGTCTCGCGATGAACCCGGACAAGGTGCCGCCGGGCGAGAGATGTGCTTCCACTTCCAACAGAAATTTCGTAGGACGGCAGGGTCCGGGAGCGCGTACCCACCTCGTCTCGCCCGCAATGGCGGCGGCGGCGGCGGTGACTGGCAGACTGACGGACGTGCGGGACCTGATGGGGGTCTCAACCGGGGGATGA
- a CDS encoding NAD-dependent epimerase/dehydratase family protein, which translates to MNVLLTGSSGWLGRFLAPMLRAEGHEVTGLDVAPGDDTDVIASVADRSAIDRVFAERGIEAVIHGGALHKPDIARYSKRAFVDVNVTGTLNLLEAAVAAGHDRFVFTSTTSLMISQSIRDEAGDAAVWLDEASGPIEPRNIYGATKFAAEQLCRLFHAEHRLNCIVLRTGRFFPEDDDTHRHPPGENLKANELLNRRLTVEDAARAHVAALVKAPEIGFGTYIVSSPTPFTRDEAAALKHDARAVIARHFPDAEALYAARGWALPQQIGRVYDSGRIQRDLGFAFDTGFAQVLDALRAGAPLPFAHDADYVSPQESARQRA; encoded by the coding sequence GTGAATGTCCTGCTCACCGGTTCGTCGGGCTGGCTCGGCCGCTTCCTCGCGCCGATGTTGCGCGCGGAGGGACATGAAGTCACCGGCCTCGACGTCGCGCCGGGAGACGATACCGATGTGATCGCGAGCGTCGCCGACCGGAGCGCGATCGACCGGGTCTTTGCCGAACGCGGGATCGAAGCGGTGATTCATGGCGGCGCGCTGCACAAGCCCGACATTGCACGCTATTCCAAACGGGCATTCGTCGACGTCAATGTGACCGGCACGCTCAACCTGCTCGAGGCAGCGGTCGCGGCGGGGCATGACCGGTTCGTGTTCACCTCGACCACATCGCTGATGATCAGCCAGTCGATCCGCGACGAGGCGGGCGACGCGGCGGTGTGGCTCGACGAGGCCAGCGGCCCGATCGAACCGCGCAACATCTATGGCGCCACCAAGTTCGCGGCGGAGCAATTGTGCCGCCTGTTCCATGCCGAGCATCGTCTGAACTGCATCGTGCTGCGCACTGGGCGCTTCTTCCCTGAGGATGACGATACGCACAGGCATCCGCCGGGCGAGAATCTCAAGGCGAATGAGCTGCTCAACCGTCGCCTGACCGTCGAGGATGCGGCGCGCGCGCATGTCGCTGCGCTGGTCAAAGCACCCGAAATCGGGTTCGGCACCTACATCGTCTCCTCTCCCACTCCATTCACGCGCGACGAAGCCGCTGCGCTGAAGCACGATGCCCGCGCCGTGATTGCGCGTCACTTTCCTGATGCCGAGGCGCTCTATGCTGCGCGCGGCTGGGCGCTGCCGCAGCAGATCGGTCGGGTCTATGACAGCGGACGCATCCAGCGCGACCTGGGTTTCGCGTTCGATACCGGGTTTGCGCAGGTACTCGACGCCTTGCGCGCTGGTGCCCCGTTGCCCTTCGCACATGACGCTGATTATGTGTCGCCGCAGGAGAGTGCCCGGCAGCGCGCATGA